The following proteins are encoded in a genomic region of Arcobacter lacus:
- the fliI gene encoding flagellar protein export ATPase FliI, protein MINIEELLSKIDSATLPIAFGRITNISAITLTAVGLEVAVGDIVRIESEQRLYSVLGMVSTINDNSFVIVPFSFIEGFRINDKVFLQRDGLTVKCGNGLLGRVVNALGEPIDNKGKIRDLDENSAINKISMSPLERGIIDQKFSTGVKAIDSMLTCGKGQKVGIFAGSGVGKSTLMGMIVKGCEAQVKVVALVGERGREIPEFIHYNLNDDLENTVIVAATSDESALMRKYGAFTAMSIAEYFRDKGLDVLLMMDSVTRFAMAQREIGLSTGEPPVSRGYPPSVFALLPQLMERAGNNQKGSITAFFTVLVDGDDMNDPIADQSRSILDGHIVLTRELTEQGFYPPINLLKSASRVMDKVVTKEHYNDFLKLKRVLSLIKENEVLVRVGAYKKGMDPELDNAMARKERIREFLTQSTQENVSFDEIIANFRKVLQ, encoded by the coding sequence GTAAGAATAGAATCTGAACAAAGGCTTTATTCAGTTTTAGGAATGGTTTCAACTATAAATGATAACTCTTTTGTGATTGTACCTTTTTCTTTTATAGAAGGCTTTAGAATTAATGATAAAGTATTTTTACAAAGAGATGGTTTGACTGTAAAATGTGGAAATGGACTTTTAGGAAGAGTTGTAAATGCTTTAGGTGAACCAATTGATAATAAAGGTAAGATAAGAGATTTAGATGAAAATTCAGCTATTAATAAAATCTCTATGTCTCCACTAGAAAGAGGGATAATTGATCAAAAATTTTCAACAGGTGTTAAAGCAATAGATTCAATGTTGACTTGTGGAAAAGGACAAAAAGTTGGTATTTTTGCTGGTTCTGGAGTTGGAAAATCAACTTTGATGGGTATGATAGTAAAAGGTTGTGAGGCTCAAGTAAAAGTTGTAGCATTAGTTGGAGAAAGGGGAAGAGAAATTCCTGAATTTATTCATTATAACTTAAATGATGATTTGGAAAATACAGTAATTGTTGCTGCAACTTCAGATGAATCAGCATTAATGAGGAAATATGGTGCATTTACAGCTATGAGTATCGCTGAATATTTTAGAGATAAAGGTCTTGATGTTCTCCTTATGATGGATAGTGTAACAAGGTTTGCAATGGCTCAAAGAGAAATTGGATTAAGCACAGGAGAACCACCTGTAAGTAGAGGGTATCCACCTTCTGTTTTTGCACTTTTACCACAATTAATGGAAAGAGCGGGAAATAATCAAAAAGGTTCGATTACTGCTTTTTTTACTGTTTTAGTAGATGGTGATGATATGAATGATCCAATTGCAGATCAAAGTAGGTCAATTCTTGATGGACATATTGTTTTAACAAGAGAGTTAACTGAACAAGGATTTTATCCCCCAATTAATCTTTTAAAATCTGCTTCAAGGGTAATGGATAAAGTTGTTACAAAAGAGCATTATAATGATTTTTTAAAGTTAAAAAGAGTATTATCACTAATAAAAGAGAATGAAGTTTTAGTTAGAGTTGGTGCATACAAGAAAGGTATGGACCCAGAACTTGATAATGCAATGGCAAGAAAAGAGAGAATACGAGAGTTTTTAACTCAAAGTACACAAGAAAATGTCTCTTTTGATGAAATCATTGCAAATTTTAGAAAGGTTTTACAATGA
- the flgL gene encoding flagellar hook-associated protein FlgL yields MIAQVNSSIYRLNNMNDAQDKLNSQMNGEKLQYGSDDSMLFGRLALINDKILTQTGIKEQIERTNVLNTNADSAISSVKLKLDSIKEELIKANTSTTSIEGLEAIAQNLSGYKQNLLDLANTQVEGQYVFSGSDSSVKAFTMDANGKVTYNGNDSLRKIAVDEGSYRESGVNGLELFYYTADTAAKGETLNFEEGDRILDQDGNEWTLDTATNTLSKKNWDGSFDTLSVTPPTAPATEYSVTMPMTDGTKFEAKRSIFDLLDQAVNSLKGLDSSGNPTLTYDERRAGVSAAQDEVDKAIDNVSIAHANLGGRNKTFNNSLDIITSKITQYDKTYTEIGSSDLTEVGIKLKSLELMFSALYSTISQTNQLSLVNYMR; encoded by the coding sequence ATGATTGCACAAGTTAATTCATCAATATATAGATTAAATAATATGAATGATGCGCAAGATAAATTAAATTCTCAAATGAATGGAGAAAAACTTCAATATGGAAGTGATGACTCTATGCTTTTTGGAAGGCTTGCTCTTATAAATGATAAGATATTGACTCAGACAGGTATAAAAGAACAAATTGAAAGAACAAATGTTTTAAATACAAATGCAGATTCTGCTATATCTAGTGTAAAACTTAAATTGGATTCAATAAAAGAAGAGCTTATTAAAGCAAATACATCAACGACAAGTATTGAAGGATTAGAAGCAATCGCACAAAATCTTTCTGGGTATAAGCAAAATCTTTTAGATTTGGCAAATACACAAGTCGAAGGGCAATATGTATTTTCAGGTTCAGACTCTTCAGTGAAAGCATTTACAATGGATGCTAATGGAAAAGTAACATATAATGGGAATGATAGCTTAAGAAAAATTGCAGTTGATGAAGGTTCTTATAGAGAATCTGGAGTTAACGGGCTTGAACTTTTTTATTACACAGCTGATACAGCAGCAAAAGGTGAAACTTTAAATTTTGAAGAAGGTGATAGAATACTTGATCAAGATGGAAATGAATGGACATTAGATACAGCAACGAATACTTTATCTAAAAAAAATTGGGATGGTTCTTTCGATACATTATCTGTTACTCCTCCAACTGCTCCAGCTACTGAATATAGTGTAACTATGCCCATGACAGATGGCACAAAGTTTGAAGCAAAAAGAAGTATTTTTGATTTACTAGATCAAGCAGTAAATAGCTTAAAAGGTTTAGATAGTAGTGGAAATCCTACTCTAACTTATGATGAAAGACGTGCAGGAGTTTCAGCAGCACAAGATGAAGTAGATAAAGCTATTGATAATGTGAGCATCGCACATGCAAATTTAGGTGGAAGAAACAAAACATTCAATAATTCATTGGATATAATTACTTCAAAAATTACTCAATATGATAAGACATATACAGAAATAGGATCTTCTGACTTAACTGAAGTTGGAATTAAACTTAAAAGTTTAGAATTAATGTTCTCAGCTTTATATTCAACAATTAGCCAAACAAATCAGTTGTCGTTAGTTAATTATATGAGATAA
- the flhA gene encoding flagellar biosynthesis protein FlhA encodes MKFDLKKIFTRDLIAVALFLSMLAIIIVPLNKEALDFFISVSLAISFLILLISLYIQKPADLTTFPTLILILVVFRLALSIATTRSILGEGHNGPDAVSSIITAFGQFVVGGNMVIGVIIFIILVLINFMVVTKGATRVAEVTARFTLDSMPGKQMAIDADLNAGFIDDKQAQERRRALISEANFYGAMDGSSKFVKGDAIASIIITLVNLVGGILVGLFQHDLSVAQAGETYTILTIGDGLVSQIPALLLSTATAIIITRSNTDEEKFATQTVNQLIKDSKSLILVGIGLMLFALVPGFPTFILMVMGILMSGLGYIIIMIDRGDDNIVTRVLKTPEVKKVDKPADLKEKRRTASVADETQTIETIMKLEVLELKLGIRLLQLVQGNSELLDKIKAIRKTIASELGFVIPQIRISDDTHLSPNEYQLYLKRIPLVKGKIEVDKFLAMGGIGNEKLQGLHVKEPVFNLDATWITGDLREEALMKGFTVVDAPTIISTHISEIIKRHAEDIITRQDIVDIVERLKKDFPIVIEEAMKVTSYGVLLKVCKDLLHEKIPIIDMLTIIEAIADIAEFTKAPEILLEHVRAKLYRLITQKFKDTDGILHIVTIKPDVEQQFIGKLQEHHGISQLMLSIAEINNLVTKTKQLLDDVELKGFSKVCMVVDPVLRKRISEIYEKFGLQIAVLSHAELDSKANFAIEGTLEF; translated from the coding sequence ATGAAATTTGATTTAAAAAAGATATTCACAAGAGATTTAATCGCAGTAGCATTGTTTCTTTCAATGCTTGCGATTATAATAGTTCCTTTAAATAAAGAAGCACTTGACTTTTTTATATCAGTATCTTTGGCTATATCTTTTCTTATTCTATTAATATCTTTATATATTCAAAAGCCAGCTGATTTAACAACTTTTCCTACACTTATTTTGATTTTAGTTGTATTTAGGCTTGCTTTAAGTATTGCAACAACAAGATCCATTTTAGGAGAAGGACATAATGGTCCTGATGCTGTAAGTTCAATTATTACTGCATTTGGGCAATTTGTTGTTGGTGGAAATATGGTTATAGGTGTAATCATATTTATCATATTAGTTTTAATAAATTTTATGGTTGTTACAAAAGGTGCAACAAGAGTTGCAGAAGTTACTGCGAGATTTACACTTGATTCTATGCCAGGTAAACAAATGGCAATTGATGCAGATTTAAATGCTGGATTTATAGATGATAAGCAAGCGCAAGAGCGAAGAAGAGCATTAATTTCTGAAGCAAATTTTTATGGAGCTATGGATGGATCTTCAAAGTTTGTTAAAGGTGATGCTATTGCAAGTATCATTATTACTTTAGTAAACTTAGTTGGAGGAATTTTAGTTGGTCTTTTTCAACATGATTTATCTGTTGCACAAGCAGGAGAAACGTATACAATTTTGACAATCGGAGATGGATTAGTTAGTCAAATTCCTGCACTATTATTGTCAACTGCAACAGCTATTATTATTACTCGATCAAATACAGATGAAGAGAAATTTGCAACACAAACAGTTAATCAACTTATTAAAGACAGTAAATCTTTAATTTTAGTTGGTATTGGTTTAATGCTTTTTGCATTAGTTCCTGGTTTCCCAACATTTATTTTAATGGTAATGGGTATTTTAATGTCTGGATTAGGATATATTATTATTATGATTGATAGAGGTGATGATAATATTGTAACAAGAGTTTTAAAAACACCAGAAGTCAAAAAAGTTGATAAGCCAGCAGATTTAAAAGAAAAAAGAAGAACCGCTTCTGTTGCTGATGAAACCCAAACTATTGAAACAATTATGAAATTAGAAGTTCTAGAATTAAAATTAGGAATTAGACTTTTACAGTTAGTTCAAGGAAACTCTGAACTTCTAGATAAAATTAAAGCAATAAGAAAAACGATAGCTAGTGAATTAGGTTTTGTAATACCACAAATTAGAATTTCAGATGATACACATTTATCACCAAATGAGTATCAACTTTACCTTAAAAGAATACCTTTAGTAAAAGGAAAGATTGAAGTAGATAAATTTCTTGCTATGGGTGGAATAGGAAATGAAAAATTACAAGGGCTTCATGTAAAAGAACCAGTATTTAATCTTGATGCAACATGGATAACAGGAGACTTAAGAGAAGAAGCTTTGATGAAAGGTTTTACTGTTGTTGATGCTCCAACTATTATTTCTACTCATATTTCTGAAATTATTAAAAGACATGCAGAAGATATTATAACAAGACAAGATATTGTTGATATTGTTGAAAGATTGAAAAAAGATTTCCCTATAGTAATAGAAGAAGCTATGAAAGTTACTTCTTATGGAGTACTGTTAAAAGTTTGTAAAGATTTACTACATGAAAAAATACCAATTATTGATATGCTAACAATTATTGAAGCAATAGCAGATATTGCTGAATTTACAAAAGCACCAGAAATTTTATTAGAACATGTTAGAGCAAAACTATATAGATTAATTACTCAAAAATTCAAAGATACTGATGGTATTTTACACATTGTAACTATAAAACCTGATGTTGAGCAACAATTTATTGGGAAATTACAAGAGCATCATGGAATTTCTCAACTGATGTTATCTATTGCAGAAATAAACAATCTTGTAACTAAAACAAAACAACTTCTTGATGATGTAGAACTCAAAGGTTTTTCTAAAGTTTGTATGGTTGTTGATCCTGTTTTAAGAAAAAGAATATCAGAAATTTATGAAAAATTTGGACTTCAAATTGCTGTCTTATCTCATGCTGAATTAGATTCAAAAGCAAATTTTGCTATTGAAGGTACTTTAGAGTTCTAA
- a CDS encoding MFS transporter codes for MKQYILFLKENKIIRDLSLVNFISSFGAWFSTVAIYTMVVEFGSTELAISVVTAMHFIPAIIIAPLSGAIIDRVRIKPLMISLLFVELLMTIMFLTINDLSHLWILLIFIFIRMSAASMYFSTEMSLLAKLLDGKNLQTANEINSIIWSFTYAVGMATSGFIVNLYGVKTAIMVDVFIFVLAIIVFLQIKLNIEHKKVTEKIFELMKDGFLYIKNNKVILHLIFLHASVGLTSYDALITILAKNQYKELIAVPLAIGLSNAIRAVALMIGPLFLNKIINKENLHYLLVFQGVTIILWALTQDNFYLSLVSLFFVGLSTAFLWSYTYSLLQNSCDNKYIGRVISYNDMFFMLSNVCTTMFIGFMAHITTTQVITVCLGVAFLLFAYYYTKILKLI; via the coding sequence TTGAAACAATATATTTTATTTTTAAAAGAGAATAAAATTATTAGAGATTTATCTTTAGTAAATTTTATTTCATCTTTTGGTGCCTGGTTTTCTACTGTTGCAATATATACAATGGTTGTAGAATTTGGTTCTACAGAACTTGCAATTTCTGTTGTTACCGCAATGCACTTTATTCCTGCAATTATAATTGCACCATTGAGTGGAGCAATTATTGATAGAGTTAGAATTAAACCTTTGATGATATCTTTACTTTTTGTAGAATTGCTTATGACAATTATGTTTTTAACAATAAATGATTTGAGTCATTTATGGATTTTATTAATTTTTATTTTTATTAGAATGAGTGCAGCTTCAATGTATTTTTCAACAGAGATGTCACTTTTAGCTAAACTTTTAGATGGTAAAAATCTTCAAACTGCAAATGAGATAAATTCTATAATTTGGTCATTTACTTATGCTGTTGGTATGGCAACAAGTGGATTTATAGTAAATTTATATGGTGTAAAAACCGCAATTATGGTTGATGTATTTATATTTGTTTTAGCAATTATTGTATTTTTACAAATTAAACTTAATATAGAACATAAAAAAGTTACTGAAAAAATTTTTGAATTAATGAAAGATGGTTTTTTATATATCAAAAATAATAAGGTTATTTTGCACTTGATATTTTTACACGCAAGTGTTGGATTAACTTCTTATGATGCTTTGATTACAATTTTGGCAAAAAATCAATATAAAGAGTTGATAGCTGTTCCTTTAGCTATTGGTCTTTCAAATGCTATAAGAGCAGTAGCATTGATGATTGGTCCACTTTTTTTAAATAAAATTATAAATAAAGAGAATCTTCATTATTTATTAGTTTTTCAAGGAGTAACTATAATTCTTTGGGCTTTAACACAAGATAATTTTTATTTATCTTTAGTTTCTTTATTTTTTGTAGGATTAAGTACAGCGTTCTTGTGGTCATATACATATTCTCTTTTACAAAATAGTTGTGATAATAAATATATTGGAAGAGTAATATCGTATAATGATATGTTTTTTATGTTATCAAATGTTTGTACAACTATGTTTATTGGTTTTATGGCACATATTACAACAACGCAAGTTATTACGGTTTGTTTAGGAGTAGCATTTTTATTATTTGCTTATTACTATACAAAAATTTTAAAACTGATTTAA
- a CDS encoding flavin reductase family protein, giving the protein MILDYKDVNDLNRYKIMSGSIVPRPIAWIVTEDNGVLNAAPFSYFIPISTNPALVIVAIGRKENESPKDTLANILKTKKATICFPNKDNVDQVQKCATQLPKDESEIEKYEIEVKKELEDYPPMICSTQTALFCEYYDTYKVEGDTTPVILKINYQYIEDGRINERNHTNIDSIGRVGVTFKAMVDL; this is encoded by the coding sequence ATGATTTTAGATTATAAAGATGTAAATGATTTAAATAGATACAAAATAATGTCTGGAAGTATAGTTCCACGACCAATAGCATGGATAGTAACAGAAGATAATGGAGTTTTAAATGCTGCACCATTTTCTTATTTTATTCCAATTTCTACAAATCCAGCTCTTGTAATTGTTGCTATTGGAAGAAAAGAGAATGAAAGTCCAAAAGATACTTTAGCAAACATATTAAAAACAAAAAAAGCAACAATTTGTTTCCCAAATAAAGACAATGTAGATCAAGTTCAAAAATGTGCTACTCAATTACCAAAAGATGAGAGTGAAATAGAAAAATATGAAATAGAAGTAAAAAAAGAATTAGAAGATTATCCTCCTATGATTTGTTCTACTCAAACTGCACTTTTTTGTGAGTATTATGATACTTATAAAGTTGAAGGGGATACAACTCCTGTTATTTTAAAGATAAATTATCAATATATTGAAGATGGACGAATAAATGAAAGAAATCATACAAATATAGATAGTATCGGTCGAGTAGGAGTTACTTTTAAAGCTATGGTTGATTTATAA
- a CDS encoding arsenate reductase ArsC: MKRVLILCTGNSCRSIIAEALINAKLDGISADSSGVRASGKVNPNAKKLLEDKGIWKEEYHSKTLDTVINNEYDLVVTVCDHANETCPMFPKAVKVIHVGFEDPDGKGFEAFEKTYKEIEEKLLPKIVEVLK; this comes from the coding sequence ATGAAAAGAGTTTTGATATTATGTACAGGAAATTCTTGTAGAAGTATTATTGCTGAAGCACTTATAAATGCAAAGTTAGATGGAATTAGTGCAGATAGTTCTGGTGTTCGTGCAAGTGGAAAAGTAAATCCAAATGCAAAAAAACTTCTTGAAGATAAAGGGATTTGGAAGGAAGAGTATCACTCTAAAACACTTGATACAGTTATAAACAATGAATATGATTTAGTAGTAACAGTTTGTGACCATGCAAATGAAACTTGCCCAATGTTTCCAAAAGCTGTAAAAGTTATTCATGTGGGATTTGAAGACCCTGATGGAAAAGGGTTTGAAGCTTTTGAAAAAACATATAAAGAGATAGAAGAAAAACTTCTTCCAAAAATTGTTGAGGTATTAAAATAG
- a CDS encoding permease, giving the protein MFDWLVNLTSIFVFDILGLSKGTHLGEALNFFIYDTIKIFILLITIIYMVTLLRSYFPVEKARDYLSGKHKIVGHIMAAIFGVITPFCSCSAIPLFLGFLQARIPLGVTFSYLISAPLSDAVVIAMLFSLFGWKIALLYVGIGLLIAIVSGLIIGSMNLEKEVLIEVKPINSCCNGSNSDETLFSQRVKESWEYTKDIFKKIYLYVIIGVGIGAFIHGYIPADFISKYAGGDVWYAPIVAVIMGIPMYSNAAGILPLVEVLTQKGMLLGTALAFMMAVVALSLPEAMILKRVLSLKLISIFFAIVGVAILLTGYLFNYLIG; this is encoded by the coding sequence ATGTTTGATTGGCTTGTGAACTTAACTTCAATTTTTGTATTTGATATTTTAGGACTTTCAAAAGGAACTCATTTAGGTGAAGCTTTAAATTTTTTTATTTATGATACGATAAAAATTTTTATATTGCTAATTACAATTATTTATATGGTTACACTTCTTAGAAGCTATTTTCCAGTAGAAAAAGCAAGAGATTATTTAAGTGGAAAACACAAAATTGTTGGACATATTATGGCTGCTATTTTTGGAGTTATAACTCCATTTTGTTCTTGTAGTGCAATTCCACTTTTTTTAGGATTTTTACAAGCAAGAATTCCTTTAGGAGTGACATTTTCATATTTGATTTCTGCACCACTTAGTGATGCAGTTGTAATTGCTATGTTATTTTCACTTTTTGGTTGGAAAATAGCTTTATTATATGTAGGAATTGGTCTATTAATAGCTATTGTATCTGGACTTATAATTGGAAGTATGAATTTAGAAAAAGAGGTTTTAATAGAAGTAAAACCAATAAATAGCTGTTGTAATGGCTCAAATAGTGATGAAACTTTATTTTCCCAAAGAGTAAAAGAGTCTTGGGAATATACAAAAGATATATTTAAAAAGATTTATTTATATGTGATAATTGGTGTTGGAATTGGAGCATTTATTCATGGTTATATTCCTGCTGATTTTATCAGCAAATATGCAGGCGGAGATGTTTGGTATGCGCCAATAGTTGCAGTTATTATGGGAATACCTATGTATTCAAATGCAGCAGGGATTTTACCACTTGTTGAAGTTTTAACACAAAAAGGAATGCTTTTAGGAACGGCTTTAGCATTTATGATGGCAGTTGTTGCACTTAGTTTGCCAGAAGCTATGATTTTAAAAAGAGTTTTGAGTTTAAAACTTATCTCAATATTTTTTGCAATTGTTGGAGTTGCGATACTTCTAACAGGGTATTTATTTAATTATTTAATAGGATGA
- a CDS encoding thioredoxin family protein, with translation MKIEVLGTGCSKCKALEEAVKQAVAKIGGFHEVKKVEDIVEIMNYGVMSTPALVVDGVVKSTGKVLSVDELLLLFKGI, from the coding sequence ATGAAAATAGAAGTTTTAGGAACAGGTTGCTCTAAATGCAAAGCTTTAGAAGAAGCTGTAAAACAAGCAGTTGCAAAAATCGGTGGATTTCACGAAGTTAAAAAAGTTGAAGATATAGTTGAAATTATGAATTATGGTGTTATGAGTACGCCAGCACTTGTTGTTGATGGAGTTGTAAAATCTACTGGAAAAGTTTTGAGTGTTGATGAACTGTTACTACTATTTAAAGGAATATGA
- a CDS encoding ArsR/SmtB family transcription factor → MDIFLQTVGAINDETRVKILHFIDIHNEVCVCDIENSFSMIQSRVSRHLKILKDGGFLRVDRRGRWAYYSIRTPLDVFRQSILKEISYLNLEIPALKKGCEVC, encoded by the coding sequence ATGGATATTTTTTTACAAACAGTTGGTGCAATAAATGATGAAACAAGAGTCAAAATATTACATTTTATAGATATACACAATGAAGTTTGTGTTTGTGATATAGAGAACTCTTTTTCAATGATACAATCAAGAGTTTCAAGACACTTAAAAATATTAAAAGATGGAGGTTTTTTAAGAGTTGATAGAAGAGGGCGTTGGGCATATTATAGTATAAGAACACCTTTAGATGTTTTTAGACAATCAATTTTAAAAGAAATTAGTTATTTGAACTTAGAAATTCCTGCATTAAAAAAAGGTTGTGAGGTATGTTAA
- a CDS encoding arsenic transporter: protein MLIPVCIFLVTLFLIITQPKGLQIGTTAILGAIVALILGVVSINDVLDVTSIVWDATLAFIGIIILSLVLDEIGFFEWCALKMAKFSKGSGIRMFIYSILLGSFVSALFANDGAALILTPILLAKMRVLQLSTKTIIAFLLAGGFISDSASLPFVFSNLTNIVTANYFNIGFVDYFLNMIVPFIVSVIASIVFLWLILRKDIPKKVDVRLLKEPKSVIKNMNLFYFSWFFLAFLLSAYALGDIYKLPISFFALGGALVLLIIASLTKSVNAKNIIKEAPWQIVWFSIGLYIVVYGLKNAGLTEYLTTILNYLVLQGDTIAIISTGFISAILSAVMNNLPTIMIMDIALKDIPNEALAYANIIGCNLGPKMTPFGSLATLLWLHVLAKKGIKISFWEYSKFGLIITPPVLLLVLLAV, encoded by the coding sequence ATGTTAATTCCTGTTTGCATATTTTTAGTAACATTATTTTTAATCATTACTCAACCAAAAGGTTTACAAATAGGAACAACAGCTATTTTAGGTGCAATTGTTGCTTTAATTTTAGGTGTAGTAAGTATCAATGATGTTTTAGATGTAACAAGTATAGTTTGGGATGCAACATTAGCTTTTATTGGAATCATTATTTTATCTTTAGTTTTAGATGAAATTGGCTTTTTTGAATGGTGTGCTTTAAAAATGGCAAAATTTTCAAAAGGAAGTGGAATAAGAATGTTCATTTATTCTATTTTATTGGGAAGTTTTGTTTCAGCACTTTTTGCAAATGATGGAGCAGCACTTATTTTAACACCTATTTTATTGGCAAAAATGAGAGTTTTACAATTAAGTACAAAAACTATAATTGCTTTTTTACTTGCAGGTGGTTTTATAAGTGATAGTGCATCTTTACCTTTTGTATTTTCAAATCTTACAAATATAGTAACGGCAAACTATTTTAATATAGGTTTTGTGGATTATTTTCTTAATATGATTGTTCCTTTTATTGTGAGTGTTATTGCTTCGATAGTTTTTTTATGGTTAATTTTGAGAAAAGATATTCCAAAAAAAGTTGATGTAAGACTTTTAAAAGAACCCAAAAGTGTTATAAAAAATATGAATCTATTTTATTTTTCTTGGTTTTTTCTAGCCTTTTTGTTGAGTGCTTATGCTTTAGGAGATATTTACAAACTTCCTATCTCTTTTTTTGCATTAGGTGGTGCATTAGTTCTTTTAATAATTGCAAGTTTAACAAAAAGTGTAAATGCAAAAAATATTATAAAAGAAGCCCCTTGGCAAATCGTTTGGTTTAGTATTGGTCTTTATATTGTTGTTTATGGTTTAAAAAATGCAGGATTAACTGAATATTTAACAACGATATTAAATTATTTAGTTTTACAAGGTGATACAATAGCTATCATATCAACAGGTTTTATAAGTGCAATTTTAAGTGCAGTTATGAATAATCTTCCAACAATTATGATTATGGATATAGCATTAAAAGATATACCAAATGAGGCTTTAGCTTATGCAAATATTATTGGATGTAATTTAGGTCCCAAAATGACACCATTTGGAAGTTTAGCAACTCTTCTTTGGCTTCATGTTTTAGCAAAAAAAGGTATAAAAATAAGCTTTTGGGAATATAGTAAATTTGGTTTGATTATTACACCACCTGTTTTACTACTTGTTCTTTTAGCAGTTTAA
- the mscL gene encoding large conductance mechanosensitive channel protein MscL, translating into MLKEFKDFLIKGSVVDMAVGFIFGAAFATFVKSLVENVVMPPIGLLLGKVDFSQLFISLDGNSYATLAELEKAGAPAIKLGVFMNDTISFLILGFVVFMFIKSYNKLRNVEAPAPKTKICSDCAMEIPVAAKKCGYCGNTAV; encoded by the coding sequence ATGTTAAAAGAGTTTAAAGACTTCCTTATAAAAGGAAGTGTAGTTGATATGGCTGTTGGTTTTATTTTTGGTGCAGCTTTTGCAACTTTTGTAAAATCACTTGTTGAAAATGTGGTTATGCCTCCAATTGGATTGTTGTTAGGAAAAGTTGATTTTTCTCAATTATTTATTTCGCTTGATGGAAATAGTTATGCAACTTTGGCAGAACTTGAAAAAGCAGGTGCACCAGCAATAAAACTTGGTGTATTTATGAATGATACAATCTCATTTTTAATTTTAGGATTTGTTGTATTTATGTTTATAAAATCTTACAATAAACTAAGAAATGTTGAAGCTCCGGCACCAAAAACAAAAATTTGTTCAGATTGTGCTATGGAAATTCCAGTTGCTGCAAAAAAATGTGGTTATTGTGGAAATACAGCAGTTTAA